One stretch of Trichocoleus desertorum ATA4-8-CV12 DNA includes these proteins:
- a CDS encoding PAS domain S-box protein → MQTSVNDLTLSQSFLMKVINGMPDPIFIKDRQHRWLFLNDAFCDFLGRSRETLLGKSDYEFFPQQQAEVFWQQDELTFTTGIPQENEESFTNARGETYIVATKKSVFEDDTGNILLIGTIRDISEAKRDENERKQIEAERQQSELALQRREEQVRLFVEHTPAAVAMLDRELRYLMVSRRWLDDYGLGDRDIQGCCHYDLFPEIPDRWREIHQRCLAGAVECCDEEAFLQADGTVDWLKWEVRPWYDRSGEVGGLIMFTQVITKRKQAELALQQANEELEFRVEVRTAKLQQLVARLQQEICDREASEERFRAIFENSGMGIAVVGPDLKFRQANSCWQQLIGYGEAELPIMTPQDLTLPEDWAIEEPLCLACIMGTRDSFQRERRFLCADGSLVWANLTVSAIRDPRGQFQFFVALVEDITERKRAEDERKQAESERDRFFTLAGDMLGIAGVDGHFKRINPAFEQTLGYTAAELTAQPFIDFVHPEDQSTTAAETAQLLSDKGSISFENRYRCKDGSYRWLSWTSTPYAQEGLIYATARDITERKQTEEALKASESQYRDLVQTANCIILRWDTSGTIRFINDYGARFFGFATGELVGQNVVGTIVPETETSGRDLQMLMIAIHQHPEDYAYNENENRCQDGRRVWIAWANKPILNEQNQLIEVLSVGTDATERKQTEEALRQSQKRYATLAATVPVGIFRTDAVGHCIYVNQRWCQITGLTPSTAKGSGWVGAIHPEDSDRVSLAWQQSVQAKQAFRLEYRFQRPDGSISWVFGQAVAEKGIEGEVVGYVGTVTDISERKLVEDERKQAEAQLQQQTADLAAALQELQRTQAQMVQSEKMSSLGQLVAGVAHEINNPVNFIYGNLSHARTYTQDLLGLVQLYQEHYTTPVPAIAAEAEAIDLEFLLEDLPKILDSMQVGAERIQKIVTSLRTFSRMDEAEVKAVDLHDGIDSTVMILQHRFKAKSDRVEIPVIKHYGDLPRIECYVGQLNQVFMNILSNAIDALEEALEQGKQFTPTIQIQTELTPHQEAIIRITDNGWGIPAQIKQRLFDPFFTTKAVGKGTGMGLSISYQIVTEKHGGSLACTSELGQGTEFVITIPLHQAAHLN, encoded by the coding sequence ATGCAGACTTCGGTAAACGATTTAACCTTGTCCCAAAGCTTTCTGATGAAAGTGATCAATGGGATGCCCGACCCCATTTTTATCAAGGATCGTCAACACCGATGGCTCTTTCTCAACGATGCCTTCTGCGACTTTTTGGGTCGTAGTCGTGAGACCTTGCTCGGCAAATCAGATTATGAATTTTTTCCCCAGCAGCAAGCAGAAGTCTTTTGGCAGCAAGATGAATTGACCTTTACGACGGGCATCCCTCAGGAAAACGAGGAAAGCTTTACTAACGCCCGTGGAGAAACGTATATTGTCGCCACCAAGAAATCAGTCTTTGAAGATGACACAGGCAACATCCTGCTGATTGGCACCATTCGTGACATCAGCGAAGCGAAGCGCGACGAAAACGAACGCAAGCAAATCGAAGCAGAACGCCAACAATCAGAACTGGCTCTCCAACGGCGGGAGGAGCAAGTACGCCTGTTTGTCGAACATACCCCTGCGGCAGTAGCAATGCTCGATCGCGAACTGCGCTACCTGATGGTTAGTCGCCGCTGGCTCGATGATTACGGTTTAGGCGATCGCGACATTCAAGGTTGCTGTCACTACGATCTTTTTCCAGAAATCCCCGATCGCTGGCGGGAGATTCACCAACGTTGTCTAGCCGGGGCTGTGGAGTGTTGTGATGAAGAAGCATTTCTCCAAGCCGATGGCACCGTAGATTGGCTGAAATGGGAAGTACGGCCTTGGTATGACCGCAGTGGAGAAGTGGGCGGCTTGATCATGTTTACCCAGGTGATCACTAAGCGCAAACAGGCAGAATTGGCTCTGCAACAAGCCAACGAAGAATTAGAGTTTCGCGTCGAAGTCCGAACCGCTAAATTGCAGCAGCTCGTCGCTCGACTCCAGCAAGAAATTTGCGATCGCGAAGCCAGTGAAGAACGCTTCCGAGCCATCTTTGAAAACTCTGGTATGGGGATTGCGGTAGTAGGGCCAGACCTGAAGTTTCGCCAAGCCAATTCTTGCTGGCAACAACTGATTGGCTACGGCGAAGCAGAATTACCCATCATGACCCCCCAAGACCTAACCTTGCCGGAAGATTGGGCGATCGAGGAACCCTTGTGTCTGGCTTGCATCATGGGCACGAGAGACAGCTTCCAGCGAGAACGTCGTTTTCTTTGTGCCGACGGTAGCCTAGTCTGGGCCAACTTAACCGTTTCAGCGATTCGAGATCCGAGGGGACAGTTTCAATTTTTTGTGGCGCTGGTCGAGGATATTACCGAACGCAAACGGGCAGAAGATGAGCGCAAACAGGCGGAATCAGAGCGCGATCGCTTCTTTACCCTGGCTGGGGATATGTTGGGCATTGCTGGAGTCGATGGCCACTTCAAGCGGATCAACCCTGCTTTCGAGCAGACGCTGGGGTACACAGCCGCAGAGTTAACCGCTCAGCCGTTCATTGATTTTGTCCATCCTGAGGATCAATCAACGACTGCTGCCGAGACTGCCCAACTTTTAAGTGATAAAGGCAGCATTTCTTTCGAGAATCGCTACCGCTGCAAGGATGGTTCCTACCGCTGGCTCTCTTGGACTTCCACACCTTACGCTCAAGAAGGGCTAATCTACGCCACTGCTCGCGATATTACCGAGCGCAAACAAACCGAAGAGGCGCTCAAAGCTAGTGAATCCCAGTATCGCGACTTGGTACAGACGGCCAATTGTATTATTCTCCGCTGGGATACAAGTGGTACGATTCGGTTTATCAATGATTACGGAGCCCGTTTTTTTGGCTTCGCTACAGGCGAACTGGTGGGACAGAATGTAGTTGGCACCATTGTTCCTGAGACCGAAACTTCTGGCCGAGATCTGCAAATGTTGATGATCGCCATTCATCAGCATCCCGAAGACTACGCCTACAACGAAAATGAGAACCGCTGCCAAGATGGGCGACGGGTGTGGATTGCCTGGGCGAATAAACCGATCCTGAATGAACAAAACCAGCTGATTGAAGTTCTTTCGGTGGGCACGGATGCGACCGAGCGTAAACAGACGGAAGAAGCTTTGCGCCAGAGCCAGAAACGCTATGCCACCCTAGCTGCCACCGTTCCAGTGGGCATCTTTCGCACCGATGCGGTGGGTCACTGTATTTATGTGAATCAGCGTTGGTGCCAGATTACGGGTCTGACTCCTTCCACAGCTAAGGGCAGCGGTTGGGTGGGGGCGATTCATCCTGAAGATAGCGATCGCGTCTCGCTAGCATGGCAGCAATCAGTCCAGGCTAAACAAGCCTTCCGCCTAGAGTATCGCTTCCAGCGTCCTGATGGCTCCATTTCCTGGGTCTTTGGGCAGGCGGTGGCGGAAAAAGGCATTGAGGGCGAAGTGGTGGGCTATGTCGGCACTGTGACGGATATTAGCGAACGCAAACTGGTTGAAGATGAGCGCAAACAAGCCGAAGCGCAACTCCAGCAACAAACCGCAGACCTCGCAGCCGCCTTGCAAGAACTCCAGCGCACCCAAGCCCAGATGGTACAAAGCGAAAAGATGTCGAGCTTGGGGCAGCTAGTGGCAGGAGTCGCCCATGAAATTAATAATCCAGTCAACTTCATTTATGGCAACCTGAGTCATGCTCGTACCTACACGCAAGATCTCCTGGGCTTAGTGCAGCTTTACCAAGAACACTACACCACTCCAGTTCCGGCGATCGCGGCTGAAGCTGAAGCTATTGACCTAGAGTTTCTGCTAGAGGATTTGCCTAAGATTCTCGATTCGATGCAGGTGGGAGCCGAGCGGATTCAAAAGATTGTGACCTCCCTCCGGACTTTCTCGCGCATGGACGAAGCGGAGGTGAAAGCGGTAGACCTACACGACGGCATCGATAGCACCGTGATGATTTTGCAGCATCGTTTTAAGGCCAAGAGCGATCGCGTTGAAATTCCCGTGATCAAGCACTACGGAGATTTACCCCGGATAGAATGCTATGTCGGGCAACTCAATCAGGTGTTTATGAATATCTTGAGTAATGCGATCGATGCCCTAGAAGAGGCCCTAGAGCAGGGTAAGCAGTTTACGCCTACGATTCAAATTCAGACCGAACTGACTCCTCATCAGGAGGCAATCATTCGGATTACAGACAATGGTTGGGGTATTCCCGCCCAGATCAAGCAGCGATTATTTGATCCTTTCTTCACGACTAAAGCGGTGGGTAAAGGCACAGGCATGGGGCTATCGATTAGCTATCAGATTGTCACCGAAAAGCATGGTGGCTCTCTGGCTTGCACCTCGGAACTGGGCCAAGGAACTGAATTCGTGATTACCATTCCGTTGCACCAAGCCGCTCACCTCAACTAA
- a CDS encoding GNAT family N-acetyltransferase — translation MLGKTSLSGDRVRLTSWMPQDLPALARWYQQSDFLRLLDAQPAYPYSETFLGQWLEERQKSNQAFIFAVRPASPAAPVVTTDDTLLGYVELDGILWNHQVSWISIAIGEEHWGQGYGSAAMQLALTFAFEELNLHRIQLTVFSYNDRAIALYEKLGFQREGVYREFVHRSGDRYDMYLYGLLRPEWKARFG, via the coding sequence ATGTTGGGCAAAACTTCCCTATCTGGCGATCGCGTGCGATTAACGAGCTGGATGCCCCAAGACTTACCCGCTTTAGCCCGGTGGTATCAACAATCTGACTTCCTACGGTTGTTAGATGCTCAGCCCGCTTACCCCTACTCCGAAACGTTTTTAGGCCAATGGCTGGAAGAACGCCAGAAATCTAATCAGGCTTTTATTTTTGCTGTGCGTCCTGCCAGTCCAGCCGCACCTGTCGTGACAACCGACGACACTTTATTGGGATATGTAGAACTAGACGGGATTCTGTGGAATCACCAAGTCAGCTGGATTAGCATTGCCATTGGGGAGGAGCATTGGGGACAGGGTTATGGCTCCGCAGCGATGCAACTGGCGCTGACCTTTGCCTTCGAAGAGCTGAATCTGCACCGTATCCAACTCACCGTTTTTAGCTACAACGATCGCGCGATCGCTCTATACGAAAAGCTCGGTTTCCAACGCGAGGGAGTCTACCGAGAGTTTGTCCACCGCAGCGGCGATCGCTACGATATGTACCTTTACGGTCTCCTCCGTCCCGAATGGAAAGCTAGATTTGGCTGA
- a CDS encoding S-adenosylmethionine decarboxylase, translating to MDDWRSLMTPSTLSSHHLSAILPAAAAVYQWTEADFLSLLQSVVGQVGLTIVGELAFTFQPHGVSAIALLAESHVALHFWPEKAKITVDIHVCDFEQGNQIKAEQLAQLLSLQITGESGVEHWHCLSITS from the coding sequence ATGGATGATTGGCGATCGCTCATGACCCCCTCCACACTTAGCTCTCACCATCTCTCTGCAATTCTTCCGGCTGCCGCTGCTGTGTACCAATGGACAGAAGCTGATTTTCTCAGTTTGCTGCAAAGTGTCGTTGGGCAAGTAGGGTTGACGATAGTGGGAGAGCTGGCATTTACCTTTCAGCCCCACGGTGTTTCTGCGATCGCCCTGTTAGCGGAATCCCACGTAGCTCTACATTTCTGGCCAGAGAAAGCCAAGATCACGGTTGACATTCACGTCTGCGATTTTGAGCAAGGCAACCAGATCAAAGCTGAACAGTTAGCGCAACTGCTGAGCTTGCAAATTACAGGGGAGAGTGGTGTAGAGCATTGGCACTGTTTATCAATCACAAGTTAA